One part of the Populus alba chromosome 18, ASM523922v2, whole genome shotgun sequence genome encodes these proteins:
- the LOC118051685 gene encoding subtilisin-like protease SBT1.5, whose amino-acid sequence MRTLLSVFLFLFYFTYPSSQTSRELIFNTNSTKTSSNSVRFMTFVALVDPLCKPSPFFSHHHWYSSLLTSSSSTTTSFIHIYNTLIHGFSASLTPYQAKHINSSHGVLSLFPDSIFHLHTTRSPSFLGLNNLKLKLLNSSGSNVIIGFMDTGIWPEHPSFADDGLEPIPAHWRGKCETGFGFNHSNCNKKLIGARFFSGGYRAFFGHLDHPASEFRSPRDHDGHGTHVSSIAAGAPVTGSSFYGFAGGLAQGMAPNARIAVYKVCWVSGCLLSDICAAFEKAILDGVNIISISLGSSRLPFHLDLLSIVSLRAFSGGIFVASSAGNEGPSWASITNAPPWITTVGAGTIDRDFPAKLLLGNGISITGISITLTRESKLTRGFHRLYFGGEISSSKFSFSRQLVKGNIVLCLTTGHMPRMLLGASLLSLGAVAMVICHGSIDPNGMISEPHVIPTITVGILEAKLIEDYILSSDRPVANISSQGTVEKYAKPAPVVASFSSGGPNSAVPGILKPDVIAPSVNILGAWTDAIGPSSVALDNRRPQFNIMSGTSMACPHVSGVAAIIKSVHPDWGPSEIKSALMTTSNTHKLYYYRNVSLSSSSLILDESTGKAANPFDFGAGHIHPERALDPGLVFDLGYQDYIDFLCQLNYTKNEIHIISGKHANCSNIGKGQLNYPAIVIAAEKVGHKGVNFYRRLKNVNEAGSRKYKAKVVGLAGFYKIVVIPKKLEFSKIDEKLSFKIAIRKEKGVAKRTSLWVGALIWHEIGGKHRVRCPIVIFSRQG is encoded by the coding sequence ATGAGGACTCTTCtttcagtttttcttttcttgttctacTTCACCTATCCTTCTTCACAGACTTCTCGGGAATTAATCTTTAACACCAATAGCACAAAAACATCAAGTAATAGTGTTAGGTTCATGACTTTCGTAGCTCTTGTTGATCCACTTTGTAAACCCTCACCTTTCTTCTCTCATCATCACTGGTACTCTTCTCTACttacctcttcttcttctactactacttctTTCATTCACATTTACAACACTCTCATTCATGGCTTCTCTGCATCTCTCACCCCGTACCAAGCCAAACACATCAACAGCTCACATGGGGTTCTCTCTTTGTTTCCCGATTCAATCTTTCACCTCCACACAACGCGTTCCCCATCTTTTCTTGGCCTTAATAACTTAAAACTGAAGCTTCTAAACTCTTCAGGATCCAACGTTATTATAGGATTCATGGACACGGGTATTTGGCCCGAACACCCAAGCTTTGCAGATGATGGATTAGAACCCATCCCGGCTCATTGGAGAGGCAAATGCGAGACTGGGTTTGGGTTCAATCATTCAAATTGTAACAAGAAATTAATAGGAGCCCGGTTCTTTTCGGGTGGTTATAGGGCATTTTTTGGACACTTGGATCACCCTGCCAGTGAATTTCGGTCACCAAGAGACCATGATGGCCACGGCACACATGTTTCGTCGATTGCTGCTGGAGCTCCAGTTACTGGATCCAGCTTCTATGGGTTTGCTGGCGGGTTGGCCCAAGGCATGGCTCCAAATGCAAGAATTGCTGTTTATAAAGTATGCTGGGTCTCGGGTTGCTTGCTATCGGATATTTGTGCTGCTTTTGAGAAGGCAATTCTAGATGGCGTTAATATCATATCAATATCTCTTGGTTCGTCCCGTTTACCATTTCATCTTGACCTATTATCAATTGTATCACTTCGAGCATTTTCTGGTGGTATATTTGTCGCCTCCTCGGCCGGAAATGAGGGGCCCTCCTGGGCAAGCATCACCAATGCTCCACCATGGATCACAACAGTTGGTGCAGGAACAATTGATCGAGACTTCCCGGCAAAACTGCTTCTTGGTAACGGAATATCGATTACGGGAATATCTATCACCCTGACACGAGAAAGCAAATTGACCCGAGGATTTCACCGGCTTTACTTCGGTGGTGAAATCAGCTCGTCTAAATTTAGTTTCTCACGCCAATTAGTCAAGGGCAACATTGTACTCTGCTTGACCACAGGGCACATGCCAAGAATGCTGCTGGGAGCATCACTACTTTCACTTGGAGCGGTAGCTATGGTCATATGTCATGGTAGTATTGACCCAAATGGGATGATCTCGGAACCTCATGTGATCCCAACTATTACCGTCGGCATCTTGGAAGCCAAGTTGATTGAGGATTATATTTTGTCTAGTGATCGTCCTGTGGCAAACATTTCATCTCAGGGAACGGTAGAAAAGTATGCAAAACCAGCACCCGTCGTGGCCTCCTTCTCATCCGGAGGACCCAATTCAGCTGTGCCCGGGATACTGAAACCTGATGTCATAGCTCCCAGTGTGAACATATTAGGGGCATGGACGGACGCCATTGGACCTTCTAGCGTGGCATTAGATAATCGACGGCCACAATTTAACATTATGTCCGGAACTTCCATGGCATGTCCCCACGTATCAGGGGTGGCAGCGATTATCAAATCGGTCCACCCCGATTGGGGTCCGAGTGAAATAAAATCAGCCCTAATGACAACCTCAAATACGCATAAATTGTATTACTACAGAAATGTGTCCTTGTCGAGTTCATCATTGATTCTTGATGAGTCCACAGGGAAGGCTGCCAACCCGTTTGATTTCGGAGCTGGGCATATACATCCCGAACGAGCACTGGATCCCGGTTTGGTATTTGATTTGGGTTACCAAGATTATATTGATTTTCTATGTCAGTTGAATTACACCAAGAACGAGATACATATTATTAGTGGAAAACATGCAAATTGTTCAAATATCGGCAAAGGGCAATTGAATTACCCGGCTATAGTTATAGCTGCAGAGAAAGTTGGACACAAGGGAGTGAACTTCTATAGGAGGCTGAAGAATGTTAACGAAGCAGGGTCAAGAAAATACAAGGCGAAAGTGGTGGGTCTTGCAGGGTTTTATAAGATAGTTGTGATACCTAAGAAGCTTGAATTTTCCAAGATTGACGAGAAGTTGAGCTTCAAAATTGCTATAAGAAAGGAGAAAGGGGTGGCAAAAAGGACTAGTTTGTGGGTTGGAGCTTTAATTTGGCACGAAATCGGTGGAAAGCATAGGGTTAGGTGCCCCATTGTCATCTTTTCTAGACAAGGTTGA